Proteins from a genomic interval of Yoonia sp. GPGPB17:
- the pufM gene encoding photosynthetic reaction center subunit M — MAEYQNIFTQVQVQGPPEMGVAGFDGSGIDRSQNARFSKLAGWFGNAQLGPIYLGSFGVISLATGLIWFVMVGMSFWAQADYNAAIFLRDLFWLSLDPPSPGYGLSMPPMNDGGYFMIASFFLLISVMTWWVRTYLRAEALGMGKHVAWAFASAIWLFLCLGLFRPILMGDWSEMVPYGVFSHLDWTNLFSITYGNLFYNPFHALSIAFLYGSALLFAMHGATILAVSRFGGEREIEQIVDRGTATERAALFWRWTMGFNATMEGIHRWAWWFAVLTTLTGGIGILLTGTVVDNWYVWAQQHGYAPLN; from the coding sequence ATGGCTGAATATCAAAACATCTTCACCCAGGTTCAGGTCCAAGGACCGCCTGAAATGGGCGTGGCCGGGTTTGACGGCAGCGGGATTGACCGCAGCCAAAACGCCCGCTTTTCGAAACTCGCAGGTTGGTTTGGCAACGCGCAGCTGGGCCCGATCTACCTTGGTTCCTTTGGCGTTATCTCGCTGGCGACAGGTCTCATCTGGTTTGTCATGGTGGGCATGTCCTTTTGGGCTCAGGCCGATTACAACGCGGCGATCTTCCTGCGGGATCTGTTCTGGCTGTCGCTTGATCCGCCCTCGCCGGGCTATGGTCTAAGCATGCCACCGATGAATGACGGCGGGTACTTCATGATCGCGTCATTCTTTCTGCTCATCTCTGTGATGACTTGGTGGGTTCGGACATACCTGCGCGCGGAAGCGCTGGGCATGGGCAAGCACGTGGCATGGGCCTTCGCCTCTGCGATCTGGTTGTTCCTGTGCTTGGGTCTGTTCCGTCCGATCCTGATGGGCGACTGGTCCGAGATGGTGCCCTATGGCGTCTTCTCACACCTCGACTGGACCAACCTGTTTTCCATCACATATGGCAACCTGTTCTACAATCCGTTCCACGCTCTGAGCATCGCGTTCCTTTATGGGTCTGCCCTGCTGTTTGCGATGCATGGTGCGACGATTCTGGCGGTCAGCCGCTTTGGCGGTGAGCGCGAAATTGAACAGATCGTTGACCGTGGCACCGCGACCGAGCGTGCGGCCCTCTTTTGGCGCTGGACCATGGGCTTTAACGCCACCATGGAAGGTATCCACCGCTGGGCGTGGTGGTTCGCCGTTTTGACAACGCTGACCGGTGGCATCGGGATTCTGTTGACCGGTACGGTTGTTGATAACTGGTACGTTTGGGCGCAGCAGCATGGCTATGCGCCGCTGAACTAA
- the dxs gene encoding 1-deoxy-D-xylulose-5-phosphate synthase: MTNHPKTPFLDSVTSPTDLRRMNDTALANLADDVRAEVISAVSETGGHLGSSLGVVELTVAIHAVFDTPRDKLIFDVGHQCYPHKVLTGRRDRIRTLRQEGGLSGFTKRAESDYDPFGAAHSSTSISAALGFTVGRDMGMPTGDAIAVIGDGSISAGMAYEAMNNAGAEGRRLFVILNDNEMSIAPPVGAMSKYLSGLYASPMGELHKMAEGFEAALPGPLRDHARRARNLVTGMQTGGSGTLFEELGFSYVGPIDGHDMTQLLPVLRAARTRATGPVLIHVCTTKGKGYAPAEDSADCGHGVSKFDVTTGAQAKSKPNAPSYTKVFGSALTTEAQMDPSIVAVTAAMPSGTGVDIMGARFKDRVFDVGIAEQHGVTFSAGMAASGLKPFCAIYSTFLQRGYDQVVHDVALQNLPVRFAIDRAGLVGADGPTHAGAFDIGYMSALPNMVVMAAGDELELMHMVRTAAAYDDGPIAFRYPRGEGVGIELPERGNLIEIGKGRVVQEGSDVAILSFGAHLAECQEASEKLAAQGVSTTIADARFAKPRDRALIRQLLCNHKALITVEQGARGGFGAMVLHDLANDGLLDGRCQVRTMTLPDRYIDHASPDAMYADAGLTAVDIAATAMQAAGIEVKRVDAAV, encoded by the coding sequence ATGACCAATCATCCCAAAACGCCCTTTCTTGACAGTGTTACAAGCCCTACCGATCTGCGGCGTATGAATGACACAGCCCTCGCCAATCTTGCAGACGATGTGCGGGCCGAGGTGATTTCGGCTGTGTCTGAGACGGGCGGGCATTTGGGGTCGTCTTTAGGGGTGGTAGAACTGACCGTGGCAATCCATGCGGTGTTCGACACGCCGCGCGACAAGCTTATCTTTGACGTGGGCCACCAGTGTTATCCGCATAAGGTTCTCACAGGCCGCCGCGACCGGATCAGGACATTGCGCCAGGAAGGCGGGCTATCCGGTTTCACCAAACGCGCCGAAAGCGACTACGATCCCTTTGGGGCCGCGCATTCCAGCACCTCTATTTCGGCAGCTCTTGGGTTTACTGTCGGACGGGATATGGGGATGCCAACCGGCGATGCAATTGCCGTTATCGGCGATGGGTCGATCAGCGCTGGCATGGCCTATGAGGCGATGAACAACGCGGGTGCCGAGGGCCGCCGACTTTTTGTGATCCTTAACGACAATGAAATGTCGATTGCCCCCCCTGTGGGTGCGATGTCGAAGTACCTTTCCGGCCTCTATGCTTCACCAATGGGTGAGTTGCACAAGATGGCCGAAGGGTTTGAGGCCGCATTGCCCGGCCCGTTGCGGGACCATGCGCGCCGCGCGCGCAATCTGGTGACGGGCATGCAGACGGGCGGGTCCGGTACGCTGTTTGAGGAACTTGGGTTTTCCTACGTCGGCCCGATTGATGGCCATGACATGACCCAGCTCTTGCCCGTCCTCCGGGCGGCACGGACCCGCGCAACAGGTCCGGTGCTGATCCATGTGTGCACAACCAAAGGTAAGGGCTACGCCCCTGCCGAGGACAGTGCCGATTGCGGGCACGGTGTATCGAAGTTCGATGTGACGACCGGTGCGCAGGCCAAATCCAAGCCGAATGCGCCCAGTTATACCAAGGTCTTTGGTTCCGCCTTGACGACCGAGGCGCAGATGGACCCGAGCATTGTCGCGGTGACTGCCGCGATGCCCTCTGGCACTGGCGTCGATATCATGGGCGCGCGGTTCAAGGACCGTGTGTTTGACGTGGGCATCGCCGAACAACATGGTGTGACCTTTTCTGCCGGGATGGCGGCGAGTGGGCTGAAACCCTTCTGCGCGATCTACTCAACCTTCCTGCAACGCGGCTATGATCAGGTTGTGCATGATGTGGCGCTACAGAACCTGCCGGTCCGCTTTGCGATTGACCGCGCGGGGCTTGTTGGGGCCGATGGGCCAACCCATGCGGGCGCGTTCGATATCGGTTATATGTCGGCCTTGCCAAATATGGTGGTGATGGCTGCCGGGGATGAGCTGGAGCTGATGCATATGGTAAGGACGGCGGCCGCCTATGACGACGGGCCGATTGCCTTCCGCTATCCGCGCGGCGAGGGCGTGGGGATTGAGCTGCCCGAACGGGGTAACCTGATTGAGATCGGCAAAGGCCGTGTCGTGCAGGAAGGGTCTGACGTCGCGATTCTATCCTTTGGGGCGCATCTTGCGGAGTGCCAAGAAGCGTCGGAGAAGCTGGCCGCGCAGGGGGTCTCAACCACGATTGCGGATGCCCGTTTTGCCAAACCACGGGACCGTGCGCTGATCCGGCAATTGCTGTGCAATCACAAAGCACTGATCACAGTCGAGCAAGGCGCACGCGGCGGTTTTGGCGCGATGGTGCTGCATGATCTGGCCAATGACGGGCTACTGGACGGGCGCTGCCAAGTGCGGACGATGACGCTGCCGGACCGGTATATTGATCACGCATCGCCTGATGCGATGTACGCGGATGCAGGGCTGACAGCGGTGGATATTGCAGCAACAGCGATGCAGGCGGCCGGGATTGAAGTGAAGCGGGTAGACGCCGCGGTCTAG
- a CDS encoding THUMP domain-containing class I SAM-dependent RNA methyltransferase, producing MTTPFEIFMVATPGLEKALLAEALENGFVDAKVTPGGITTTGTWQDVWRANLVMRGATRVLARVGSFMAFHLAQLDKRARRFPWGDVLRPDVPVRVEVSTSKKSKIYHAGAAAQRIETALRESHSMTVSPDAPVAIKVRIDDNRVTISVDTSGESLHKRGHKEAVGKAPMRETLAALMLRECGYDGSEPVLDPMCGSGTFLIEAAEIAMGLHPGRTRDFAFQQLATFDQSKWDAMRKVDHIHRPAQNFYGSDRDAGAIRMATANAERAGVADHTTFQNLSAADIKRPEGPPGLIICNPPYGGRIGSQKMLYGVYAGLGEGIRREFSGWRVGIVTSDTGLAKATKLPFKPKGPAIPHGGLKVWLFRTDQLI from the coding sequence ATGACAACACCCTTTGAAATCTTCATGGTCGCAACGCCGGGGCTAGAAAAAGCACTACTGGCCGAGGCGCTCGAGAACGGCTTTGTAGACGCCAAAGTCACGCCCGGCGGCATCACAACCACGGGCACATGGCAAGACGTCTGGCGCGCCAATCTTGTGATGCGTGGGGCGACGCGTGTATTGGCGCGTGTTGGCAGCTTCATGGCGTTTCATCTGGCACAGCTGGACAAACGCGCACGCAGGTTCCCTTGGGGCGATGTTTTACGCCCCGATGTGCCTGTGCGGGTCGAGGTCAGCACCTCGAAAAAATCCAAGATTTACCATGCCGGTGCGGCGGCTCAGCGGATTGAGACCGCGCTGAGAGAAAGCCACAGTATGACGGTCAGCCCGGATGCTCCTGTCGCCATCAAAGTGCGGATCGACGACAATCGGGTCACGATCAGCGTCGATACATCTGGTGAAAGCCTGCACAAACGCGGCCACAAAGAGGCCGTCGGGAAAGCCCCCATGCGCGAAACGCTGGCCGCCTTGATGCTGCGCGAATGCGGATATGACGGGTCCGAACCCGTGCTGGACCCGATGTGCGGATCAGGGACGTTTTTAATCGAAGCGGCCGAGATCGCAATGGGGCTACACCCTGGCCGCACCCGCGACTTTGCCTTTCAACAACTCGCCACCTTTGATCAAAGCAAATGGGATGCCATGCGTAAGGTGGATCACATCCACCGACCAGCGCAAAATTTCTACGGCAGCGACCGGGACGCAGGTGCGATCCGCATGGCGACGGCCAACGCCGAACGGGCGGGCGTCGCAGATCACACAACCTTCCAAAACCTCTCTGCCGCCGACATCAAACGCCCTGAGGGCCCACCGGGCCTGATCATCTGCAATCCGCCCTACGGCGGACGGATCGGCAGCCAGAAGATGCTCTACGGGGTCTATGCCGGGCTGGGCGAGGGGATCAGACGCGAGTTCTCTGGCTGGCGGGTTGGGATCGTGACCAGCGACACTGGGCTGGCGAAGGCAACAAAGTTACCATTCAAACCCAAGGGCCCGGCAATTCCACATGGCGGTCTAAAGGTGTGGCTGTTTCGAACAGATCAACTTATCTAG
- the pufX gene encoding RC-LH1 core complex protein PufX produces the protein MMKNDNILEMSEKSRLTADITLLMLKGAGYAAIFVLALWFVIAAMAFIGRILPEESRGTPDPINRSSLMIEVEEAVHV, from the coding sequence ATGATGAAAAACGACAACATCCTCGAAATGAGCGAAAAGAGCAGGCTGACCGCTGATATCACACTCTTGATGCTCAAGGGGGCGGGCTATGCCGCGATCTTTGTCCTTGCACTCTGGTTCGTGATTGCAGCGATGGCCTTTATTGGGCGCATCCTGCCTGAAGAGAGCCGTGGCACGCCTGATCCGATCAACCGGTCATCCCTGATGATCGAGGTCGAAGAGGCCGTTCACGTCTGA
- the pufL gene encoding photosynthetic reaction center subunit L, which yields MAQLSFERKYRVRGGTLVGGDLFDFWVGPFYVGFFGVTTFFFAVLGTILIFYGASQGPTWNPWLISINPPPLEYGLGAAPLMDGGLWQIITICAIGAFVSWAMREVEICRKLGIGYHVPFAFGVAIFAYVTLVVIRPVLLGAWGHAFPYGIFSHLDWVNNVGYTYGNFHYNPVHMIAITFFFTTCLALALHGSLVLSAVNPPKGQEIKSPDHEDTYFRDLIGYSIGPLGIHRLGLFLALNAGFWSAICIVISGTVWFEEWIIWWDWYYELPWWVDL from the coding sequence ATGGCACAGCTCAGCTTCGAAAGGAAATACCGGGTTCGTGGCGGGACATTGGTAGGCGGTGATCTGTTCGACTTTTGGGTGGGGCCATTTTATGTTGGCTTCTTCGGGGTCACGACGTTCTTTTTCGCCGTCCTTGGGACGATATTGATCTTTTACGGGGCCAGCCAAGGCCCCACGTGGAACCCGTGGTTGATTTCGATTAACCCGCCGCCGCTTGAGTACGGCCTGGGTGCTGCGCCGCTGATGGATGGCGGGCTTTGGCAGATCATCACGATCTGTGCCATCGGTGCCTTTGTCAGCTGGGCGATGCGCGAGGTTGAGATTTGCCGCAAACTCGGCATTGGCTATCATGTGCCATTTGCCTTTGGCGTGGCGATCTTTGCCTATGTGACGCTGGTGGTGATCCGCCCGGTATTGCTGGGTGCCTGGGGCCATGCGTTCCCATACGGTATCTTCAGTCACCTCGATTGGGTGAATAACGTGGGCTACACCTACGGCAATTTTCACTACAACCCGGTCCATATGATCGCGATTACGTTCTTCTTCACCACCTGTCTTGCGCTTGCGCTTCACGGATCACTGGTGTTGTCGGCCGTGAACCCGCCAAAGGGTCAGGAAATCAAGTCGCCAGACCACGAAGACACCTATTTTCGTGATCTGATCGGCTATTCCATCGGGCCATTGGGTATTCACCGCCTCGGCCTGTTCCTGGCGCTCAACGCTGGTTTCTGGTCGGCGATCTGCATCGTGATTTCCGGCACCGTCTGGTTCGAAGAATGGATCATTTGGTGGGACTGGTACTATGAGCTCCCTTGGTGGGTCGATCTGTAG